A portion of the Pseudomonas protegens CHA0 genome contains these proteins:
- the dusA gene encoding tRNA dihydrouridine(20/20a) synthase DusA, with the protein MVQNSAIAPVNSSPTLSRRFSVAPMMDWTDRHCRFFLRLLSKHTLLYTEMVTTGALLNGDHERFLRYHPSEHPLALQLGGSTPADLAACARMAQEHGYDEVNLNVGCPSDRVQNNMIGACLMGHPALVADCVKAMRDAVSIPVTVKHRIGINGRDSYAELCDFVGQVMEAGCSSFTVHARIAILEGLSPKENRDIPPLRYDVAAQLKADFPQLEIILNGGIKTLEACHEHLQTFDGVMLGREAYHNPYLLAEVDQQLFGSTEPVISRAEALARLRPYIAEHLAAGGAMHHITRHVLGLGTGFPGARKFRQLLSVDIHKTQDPLALLDQAGQLLEGR; encoded by the coding sequence ATGGTCCAGAATTCAGCTATAGCCCCAGTAAACTCAAGCCCTACGCTGTCCCGGCGGTTTAGCGTTGCACCTATGATGGATTGGACGGATCGTCACTGCCGATTCTTCCTGCGCCTACTGTCCAAGCACACCTTGCTCTACACCGAAATGGTCACCACGGGTGCGCTGCTCAATGGTGATCACGAGCGCTTCCTGCGCTACCACCCGTCCGAGCACCCTCTGGCGTTGCAACTGGGGGGCAGCACGCCGGCGGATCTCGCGGCGTGCGCGCGCATGGCCCAGGAGCATGGCTACGATGAGGTCAACCTCAACGTCGGTTGCCCCAGCGACCGGGTGCAGAACAACATGATCGGTGCCTGCCTGATGGGCCATCCGGCGCTGGTGGCCGATTGCGTGAAAGCCATGCGCGATGCGGTGTCGATTCCCGTGACGGTCAAGCATCGGATCGGTATCAACGGTCGCGATAGTTATGCCGAGCTATGCGATTTCGTCGGCCAGGTCATGGAAGCCGGATGCAGCAGCTTTACCGTGCACGCACGAATCGCCATTCTCGAAGGCCTCTCGCCCAAGGAGAACCGGGACATTCCCCCGCTGCGCTACGACGTGGCGGCGCAATTGAAGGCGGATTTCCCACAGTTGGAAATCATCCTCAACGGTGGGATCAAGACCCTCGAGGCCTGTCATGAACATCTGCAGACTTTCGATGGGGTGATGCTGGGCCGTGAGGCCTATCACAACCCCTATCTGCTGGCCGAGGTAGACCAGCAGCTGTTTGGCAGCACTGAGCCGGTGATTTCCCGGGCCGAGGCGCTGGCCCGGTTGCGCCCCTATATTGCCGAGCACCTGGCTGCCGGGGGCGCCATGCACCACATCACGCGCCATGTCCTAGGGCTGGGCACGGGCTTCCCCGGTGCTCGCAAGTTCCGCCAGCTGTTGTCGGTGGATATCCACAAGACCCAGGATCCGCTGGCCCTGCTGGATCAGGCCGGGCAGTTGCTGGAAGGACGTTAA
- a CDS encoding site-specific integrase translates to MATIRARKLADGSVSYTAQIRIKRDGVQVYQESQTFARKQAAQAWARKRESELDEPGAIERASRKGATLKEMTERYLVEVEKARPLGKTKRATLNAIGETYLGELTDTDINTQCLVDFALWRMSKEGGGVQPQTAGNDLAHLGAVLAIAKDAWGYQVDPLAMGGARRVLRKLGYNLKSRERDRRLTLDELGRVLTHYQDMQARRPTVINMLKVVGFALFSTRRLDEITRIRWADVDEHGQRVLVRDMKNPGQKIGNDVWCYLPDEAWQILQTMPKAGDDIFPYSPESISTSWTKACKFLNIADLHFHDLRHEGISRLFEMDWDIPRVASVSGHRDWNSMRRYTHLRGKGDRYVGWEWHEKMLRAPVQLGAASMKWLSRRVLTR, encoded by the coding sequence ATGGCGACTATCAGGGCAAGAAAACTGGCAGATGGGAGCGTGAGCTACACGGCTCAGATCCGCATCAAGCGCGACGGAGTGCAAGTTTACCAAGAGAGCCAGACCTTCGCCCGAAAACAGGCCGCTCAGGCCTGGGCGCGTAAGCGCGAGTCGGAGCTCGATGAACCTGGCGCGATCGAGCGCGCGAGCCGCAAGGGCGCGACGCTCAAAGAAATGACCGAACGCTACCTGGTAGAGGTCGAGAAAGCCCGGCCGTTGGGTAAGACCAAGCGCGCGACACTCAATGCCATTGGTGAGACGTACCTCGGCGAGCTGACCGACACGGACATCAATACTCAGTGCTTGGTCGATTTCGCGCTTTGGCGGATGAGCAAGGAAGGTGGCGGGGTTCAGCCACAAACCGCCGGCAATGACCTGGCGCACCTCGGTGCTGTTCTAGCGATTGCCAAGGATGCGTGGGGCTACCAAGTGGACCCGCTCGCCATGGGCGGAGCCCGGCGTGTACTGCGCAAGCTGGGTTACAACCTGAAAAGCCGTGAGCGCGACCGCCGGCTGACTTTGGACGAGTTGGGAAGGGTGCTGACGCACTACCAAGACATGCAGGCGAGGCGCCCAACTGTCATCAATATGCTGAAAGTCGTGGGCTTTGCCCTGTTCTCTACGCGCCGGCTGGATGAAATAACCCGTATTCGCTGGGCCGACGTCGACGAGCATGGTCAGCGAGTGCTGGTGCGCGACATGAAGAACCCCGGTCAGAAGATCGGCAACGATGTCTGGTGCTACCTGCCGGACGAGGCGTGGCAGATTCTCCAGACGATGCCAAAGGCCGGCGACGACATATTCCCCTACAGCCCTGAATCTATCTCCACTTCCTGGACGAAAGCCTGCAAGTTTTTGAACATCGCAGATCTGCACTTCCATGACCTTCGCCACGAAGGCATCAGCCGTCTGTTCGAAATGGACTGGGATATTCCGCGTGTGGCGAGCGTTTCAGGGCATAGGGATTGGAACTCGATGAGGCGCTACACCCACCTGCGCGGGAAGGGTGATCGTTACGTGGGATGGGAATGGCACGAGAAGATGTTGAGGGCGCCCGTACAACTGGGCGCCGCGTCAATGAAGTGGCTCAGTAGGCGGGTTTTAACCCGTTGA
- a CDS encoding pyocin activator PrtN family protein, with the protein MNTAFILMAQYDGQAIISLELVCRDYFTHLTPEVFQRKVMNGQIKLPITRMEPSQKSAKGIHLTDLAAYLDLQRAAAVKEHNQLNGLKPAY; encoded by the coding sequence ATGAACACAGCCTTTATTCTGATGGCCCAATACGACGGCCAGGCGATTATCTCGCTGGAACTGGTGTGCCGGGATTACTTCACGCATCTAACGCCGGAAGTGTTCCAGCGCAAGGTGATGAATGGTCAGATCAAACTGCCCATTACCCGCATGGAACCGAGCCAGAAGTCGGCCAAGGGCATCCACCTCACCGACCTGGCCGCCTACTTAGATCTACAGCGCGCGGCCGCGGTTAAAGAGCACAACCAGCTCAACGGGTTAAAACCCGCCTACTGA